A DNA window from Luteolibacter luteus contains the following coding sequences:
- a CDS encoding sodium:solute symporter family transporter encodes MSTLDVILFIIVVVGVIAFGIWQGRKESADAAESGGAAGYFLAGRGLTWWLVGFSLIAANISTEQFVGMSGQAADWLGMAVSSWEWLSATALVLVAFVFLPKLLRCGIYTIPEFLEYRYGRFSRIVMAVATLIILVGVPTASVIYSGAKVISVFFQGRMVMGADLGDITIGCWIIGISAAIYVLVGGLKACAWTDLIWGAGLIAGGAVVTWLAFGALKDADPNQLILTKVQNSTATVSDLEAASGWGRFILLNDGKSGEAAAMAGENLSGGKLHMVRPIHDPELPWTVLLLGIWVPICFYWGLNQYIVQRTLGSKSLAEGQKGIIFAATLKLLIPFLIVIPGILCFNLYNKDLRAEAVKKNASTLLEMRGAPAKVYPFTGNFVAADTATAREILTHNANAAKMEIAIPTEATSDQLLELNKKVLEEAVTKQIPAGTKLIGYDYDAAFPTLMRNLMRPGLTWFVLAAIFGAVVSSLASMLNSAATIATMDLVHQVKKDMSEKSTVLSGQFFTLLFVLISCLIAPGLGDPKFGGIFKFIQEFQGYISPGVLAVFLFGFLSPRTPRYFGWVGILSNVVLYHSIKHWIGPILGKNGMWFAPDVSYVDRMGLCFLFVVALGLVVTLANPLSQPVKLPVTELISLESSKSTKVWGAIVIVATLILYAIFS; translated from the coding sequence ATGAGCACGCTCGACGTGATACTCTTTATCATCGTCGTGGTTGGCGTGATCGCCTTCGGCATCTGGCAGGGCCGGAAAGAATCCGCTGATGCGGCGGAAAGCGGAGGAGCAGCGGGCTACTTCCTCGCGGGTCGCGGCCTCACCTGGTGGCTGGTGGGCTTCTCTCTCATCGCGGCGAACATTTCGACGGAGCAGTTCGTGGGAATGTCCGGGCAAGCAGCAGACTGGCTCGGGATGGCTGTTTCCTCCTGGGAGTGGCTTTCGGCAACCGCACTAGTGTTGGTCGCCTTTGTGTTCCTGCCGAAGCTTCTGCGCTGCGGGATCTACACCATTCCGGAATTCCTTGAATATCGCTACGGGCGCTTCTCCCGGATCGTGATGGCGGTTGCCACGCTGATCATTTTGGTCGGCGTGCCCACAGCCTCGGTGATCTATTCCGGAGCAAAGGTGATCTCGGTCTTTTTCCAAGGCCGCATGGTGATGGGCGCCGATCTCGGGGATATCACGATCGGTTGCTGGATCATCGGCATCTCCGCCGCGATCTACGTTCTCGTCGGCGGGCTGAAGGCCTGCGCTTGGACTGACCTGATCTGGGGTGCCGGCCTGATTGCCGGGGGTGCAGTGGTGACTTGGCTCGCCTTCGGTGCGCTGAAAGACGCTGATCCGAACCAGCTGATCTTGACCAAGGTTCAGAATTCCACTGCCACCGTCTCCGATCTTGAAGCTGCCAGCGGTTGGGGGCGCTTCATCCTGCTGAACGACGGGAAATCCGGAGAAGCCGCGGCCATGGCGGGGGAAAACCTCTCCGGTGGCAAGCTGCACATGGTTCGTCCCATCCACGACCCCGAATTGCCATGGACGGTGCTGCTGCTGGGAATCTGGGTTCCGATCTGTTTCTATTGGGGGCTTAACCAGTATATCGTCCAGCGGACGCTGGGATCGAAGTCTCTGGCAGAGGGCCAAAAGGGCATCATTTTCGCCGCCACGCTCAAGCTGCTGATCCCCTTCCTGATCGTGATCCCCGGGATCCTATGCTTCAATCTCTACAACAAGGACCTGCGGGCGGAAGCGGTGAAGAAAAACGCATCAACCCTTCTGGAAATGCGTGGAGCTCCGGCCAAGGTTTATCCTTTCACCGGCAACTTTGTCGCGGCGGACACAGCCACCGCCCGCGAGATTCTGACCCACAATGCCAACGCGGCCAAGATGGAGATCGCAATTCCCACGGAAGCCACAAGCGATCAACTTCTCGAACTCAACAAAAAGGTACTTGAGGAAGCAGTCACCAAGCAAATCCCTGCTGGCACCAAGCTGATCGGTTACGATTACGACGCGGCCTTTCCAACCTTGATGCGTAATCTGATGCGGCCGGGCCTCACTTGGTTCGTGCTGGCCGCCATCTTCGGAGCCGTCGTTTCCTCGCTAGCCTCGATGCTGAATTCCGCGGCTACCATTGCCACCATGGACTTGGTCCATCAGGTGAAGAAAGACATGAGCGAAAAGTCCACGGTGCTTTCCGGCCAGTTCTTCACCCTACTCTTCGTCTTGATTTCCTGCCTGATTGCACCCGGTCTGGGTGATCCAAAATTTGGTGGAATCTTCAAGTTCATCCAGGAGTTTCAAGGCTACATCAGCCCCGGAGTGCTGGCGGTTTTCCTGTTCGGTTTCCTTTCCCCGCGCACGCCCCGTTACTTCGGCTGGGTGGGCATCCTCTCAAACGTCGTCCTCTATCATTCGATCAAGCATTGGATCGGACCCATACTCGGGAAGAATGGCATGTGGTTCGCCCCTGATGTGTCCTATGTAGACCGCATGGGATTGTGCTTCCTTTTCGTGGTAGCCCTCGGTCTGGTAGTGACATTGGCGAATCCACTCTCGCAGCCGGTGAAGCTGCCTGTAACCGAGCTGATCAGCCTCGAATCCTCGAAATCCACCAAGGTCTGGGGGGCGATCGTGATTGTGGCGACCTTGATCCTCTACGCGATTTTCTCCTGA
- a CDS encoding sodium:solute symporter family protein gives MFLEFTSLLASTGGAISTEGMAKPDLNLIDWSIMGIYLAFVIGIGFALKKYMNSAEDFFLSGRSIPGWVCGLAFISANLGAQELIGMAASGAEYGIMTSHFYWVGAIPAMVFLGIFMMPMYYGSKAKSVPEYLKMRYNEPTRVFNSVSFAFMTVASSGISMHALADLLHALLGWNYYASLVITSVIVLAYVLKGGLSSAIYNEVLQFFMIVFGIAPLAYIALKDVGGWEGLVGKLQASPQGQGALHSWAQTGGTANPMGVPWYGILFGLGFVLSFGYWTTNFAEVQRALAANSMGAARRTPIIGAIPKMLFPAIVILPGMIAYGLTSDAVAGGYSIPMKEGVPNYNQVLPSMIFHYFPNGLLGLALTALMASFMSGMAANVTAFNTVWTYDLYKTMKPNQTDRQLLAMGKYATIFGIIAAMGFALVASKYNNIMSVLQLVFGFVNAPLFATFLLGMFTKRSNGVGSFWGLVVGTSAAVIFHGLSFATGNTPGVKGGWLGLTVEFPKEMSQNFWIAIVAFSTTFVVNAVLSMITKRTKTDDELRGLVYSLTPKHRDENEPWILRPAVLGSIVMIAVIILNFIFW, from the coding sequence ATGTTCCTAGAATTTACATCGCTTCTAGCCTCCACCGGAGGCGCCATCTCCACCGAGGGGATGGCTAAACCGGATCTCAACCTGATCGACTGGTCGATCATGGGGATCTACCTCGCCTTTGTCATCGGCATCGGCTTCGCGCTGAAAAAGTACATGAACAGCGCGGAGGACTTCTTCCTCTCCGGCCGTTCCATCCCGGGTTGGGTCTGCGGCCTCGCTTTCATTTCTGCCAACCTCGGAGCCCAGGAGTTGATCGGCATGGCTGCCTCTGGCGCCGAGTACGGGATCATGACCTCCCACTTCTACTGGGTGGGCGCGATTCCGGCGATGGTCTTCCTCGGGATCTTCATGATGCCGATGTATTACGGTTCCAAGGCCAAGTCGGTGCCGGAATACCTGAAGATGCGCTACAATGAACCGACGCGCGTCTTCAACTCGGTGTCCTTCGCCTTCATGACGGTGGCCTCCTCCGGTATCTCGATGCACGCGCTGGCGGACCTGCTGCACGCGCTGCTGGGCTGGAATTACTATGCCTCGCTCGTGATCACGTCCGTGATCGTGCTGGCCTACGTGCTCAAGGGCGGCCTGAGCTCGGCGATCTACAATGAGGTGCTGCAGTTCTTCATGATCGTCTTCGGCATCGCGCCTCTCGCCTACATCGCCCTGAAGGATGTCGGCGGTTGGGAAGGCTTGGTCGGCAAGCTGCAAGCTTCTCCTCAAGGCCAAGGTGCCCTGCACTCCTGGGCACAGACCGGTGGCACCGCAAACCCGATGGGCGTGCCGTGGTATGGCATCCTCTTCGGCCTCGGCTTCGTGCTCTCCTTTGGCTACTGGACCACGAACTTCGCCGAAGTGCAGCGCGCACTCGCTGCCAACTCGATGGGCGCTGCCCGCCGCACCCCGATCATCGGTGCCATTCCGAAGATGCTCTTCCCCGCGATCGTGATCCTTCCGGGCATGATCGCCTACGGCCTCACCAGCGACGCGGTCGCCGGCGGCTACTCGATCCCGATGAAGGAAGGCGTGCCGAACTACAACCAGGTGCTGCCTTCGATGATCTTCCACTACTTCCCGAACGGCCTGCTGGGTCTCGCGCTGACCGCGCTGATGGCCTCCTTCATGTCCGGTATGGCGGCAAACGTCACGGCCTTCAACACGGTCTGGACCTACGACCTCTACAAGACCATGAAGCCGAACCAGACCGACCGGCAACTGCTCGCCATGGGCAAGTATGCCACGATCTTCGGCATCATCGCCGCCATGGGCTTCGCGCTGGTGGCCTCGAAGTACAATAACATCATGTCGGTGCTGCAGCTCGTGTTCGGCTTCGTGAACGCGCCGCTGTTCGCGACCTTCCTGCTCGGCATGTTCACCAAGCGCTCGAACGGCGTCGGCTCCTTCTGGGGTCTGGTCGTCGGCACTTCCGCCGCGGTGATCTTCCACGGCCTCAGCTTCGCCACCGGTAACACTCCGGGCGTGAAAGGTGGCTGGCTTGGCCTGACGGTCGAGTTCCCGAAGGAAATGTCGCAGAACTTCTGGATCGCCATCGTGGCTTTCAGCACGACCTTCGTGGTGAACGCCGTGCTTTCCATGATCACCAAGCGCACCAAGACCGACGACGAACTCCGCGGCTTGGTTTACTCGCTCACTCCGAAGCATCGCGACGAGAACGAGCCTTGGATCTTGCGCCCCGCTGTCCTCGGCTCGATCGTGATGATCGCCGTGATCATCCTGAACTTCATCTTCTGGTAA
- a CDS encoding aldose epimerase family protein has protein sequence MKTKPLMTLMAATLLAGGSQFGTAFADKIAVESFGKIAAGETQVFTLTNKNGLRARISDLGATLVSMEIPDKAGKIADVTHGFDNAEGYLSEGNPYFGATVGRFGNRIANGVFKLNGKEYTLATNNEPGGIPCHLHGGKVGFNKKMWKAEPKEDKNAVTFTYVSEDGEEGYPGTLTTKVTYTLTDANELKWEVEATTDAPTVLNIVHHSYWNLSGDPTSLINDHILTLNADKYLPTNAGLIPTGKQDPVANTPMDFNKPTAIGARVGEKFEALKLGGGYDHAWVLKPGNGVRLAARLKDPKSGRVMEISTDKPAIQFYGGNFLDGTVAGKKGVKYPFRSACALETEGFPDAPNHPEFPSAVLKPGETYKHVMIHKFLAE, from the coding sequence ATGAAGACGAAACCCTTGATGACGCTGATGGCCGCCACACTTCTTGCAGGTGGCTCCCAATTTGGAACAGCCTTCGCCGACAAAATTGCCGTGGAATCCTTTGGAAAAATAGCTGCCGGTGAGACCCAGGTCTTCACCTTGACCAACAAGAATGGGCTCCGTGCCCGAATTTCCGACCTCGGCGCCACGCTGGTGTCGATGGAAATCCCCGACAAGGCCGGGAAGATCGCCGACGTGACCCACGGCTTCGATAACGCCGAAGGTTACCTTTCGGAGGGAAATCCGTACTTCGGTGCCACGGTCGGTCGTTTCGGCAACCGTATCGCCAACGGCGTGTTCAAGCTGAACGGCAAGGAGTATACCTTGGCCACGAACAACGAACCGGGCGGCATCCCCTGCCACCTGCACGGTGGCAAGGTCGGCTTCAACAAGAAGATGTGGAAGGCCGAGCCGAAGGAGGACAAGAATGCCGTGACCTTCACCTACGTCTCTGAAGACGGCGAGGAAGGCTACCCGGGCACCCTGACTACCAAGGTCACCTACACCCTCACCGATGCCAACGAGCTGAAGTGGGAAGTGGAAGCCACGACTGACGCACCGACCGTGCTGAACATCGTCCACCACAGCTACTGGAACCTGAGCGGTGATCCGACATCCTTGATCAACGACCACATCCTGACGCTGAATGCCGACAAGTATCTGCCGACCAATGCGGGACTGATTCCGACCGGCAAGCAGGACCCGGTGGCCAATACCCCGATGGATTTCAACAAGCCGACAGCGATCGGTGCCCGCGTGGGAGAAAAGTTCGAGGCCCTGAAGCTCGGCGGCGGCTATGACCACGCCTGGGTACTGAAGCCCGGCAACGGCGTCCGTCTGGCAGCCCGCCTGAAAGATCCGAAGAGCGGCCGCGTGATGGAAATCTCCACCGACAAGCCGGCCATCCAGTTCTACGGCGGTAACTTCCTCGACGGCACCGTGGCTGGCAAGAAGGGCGTGAAGTATCCCTTCCGCAGCGCTTGCGCCCTCGAAACCGAAGGCTTCCCGGACGCGCCGAATCATCCCGAGTTCCCGTCCGCCGTGCTGAAGCCCGGTGAGACCTACAAGCACGTGATGATTCACAAGTTCCTCGCCGAGTAA
- a CDS encoding GAF domain-containing protein, with protein sequence MSLDFQTSSDPQAWLDEVLCAFNCQTGTLHKADGGFLDLVVQSGVPEFLLPKITRIPFGKGIAGVAAERREPVELCNLQEDLGGVARPDARQTQVSGSLAVPVFSPDRSKVLGTLGVGMHAPHDFSDDEKSRLGAIAARVGEAWSAN encoded by the coding sequence ATGAGCCTCGATTTTCAGACGAGCAGCGACCCCCAGGCATGGCTTGACGAGGTCCTCTGCGCCTTCAATTGCCAGACCGGGACCCTGCACAAGGCGGATGGCGGATTCCTCGATCTCGTGGTGCAGTCCGGTGTCCCGGAATTCCTCCTTCCGAAGATCACCCGCATTCCTTTCGGAAAGGGAATCGCCGGGGTCGCAGCGGAGCGCCGTGAGCCGGTGGAACTTTGCAACCTTCAGGAAGACCTCGGCGGGGTCGCACGCCCGGATGCCCGGCAGACTCAGGTCTCCGGTTCGCTCGCCGTCCCGGTCTTCTCCCCGGATAGGAGCAAGGTTCTCGGAACTCTGGGTGTCGGCATGCATGCGCCTCATGATTTTTCCGACGATGAGAAGTCTCGCTTGGGCGCGATAGCCGCACGTGTGGGTGAGGCCTGGAGTGCAAATTGA
- a CDS encoding protein jag codes for MTPVAAARKILDTMLGQLGFHVEVEVIDDPEEPCLQIHTPRSELLIGKDGERLDDLQYLVNRVLRKHFPKAPRVRIDCEHYRAIQEDKLSAEVRNAAEAVKASGKIFKMRPLNAYYRRLVHNVLVDDTDVESVSPGGDDRLKRIIIRPRGKSSDETSKGENE; via the coding sequence ATGACACCCGTCGCGGCAGCGAGGAAGATTCTCGACACGATGCTCGGCCAGCTCGGCTTCCATGTGGAAGTGGAGGTGATCGATGATCCCGAGGAGCCTTGCCTCCAGATCCATACCCCCCGCAGCGAGCTTTTGATTGGCAAGGACGGCGAACGTCTGGACGACCTCCAGTACTTGGTGAACCGGGTGCTCCGGAAACACTTCCCGAAGGCCCCGCGCGTGCGCATCGACTGCGAGCACTACCGCGCGATCCAGGAAGACAAGCTGTCCGCCGAAGTGCGCAATGCCGCCGAGGCCGTGAAGGCTTCCGGCAAGATCTTCAAGATGCGTCCTCTCAACGCCTACTACCGCCGCTTGGTGCATAACGTTCTGGTGGATGATACCGACGTGGAGAGCGTTTCCCCCGGTGGTGACGACCGGCTGAAGCGCATCATCATCCGCCCCCGCGGGAAATCGAGCGACGAGACTTCCAAGGGGGAAAACGAATGA
- a CDS encoding DoxX family protein — protein sequence MKRFLFDCGTRDPLASIGLLVLRAGFGLMMLFGHGLPKLQNYATYAEKWSVVPAIWPLSKMTMPMSLMATIGAELFASGLLVLGILTRPAAFVLGFAMCVAAFQVHAADPFFSAGGAAKEMAVLYLLPAFVLIITGAGQYSLDATISTDKRKRRR from the coding sequence ATGAAGCGATTCCTTTTCGACTGCGGGACGCGGGATCCCCTCGCATCCATCGGGCTCTTGGTGCTGCGTGCGGGCTTCGGTCTGATGATGCTCTTTGGCCATGGCCTGCCAAAATTGCAAAACTACGCGACCTATGCGGAGAAGTGGTCGGTGGTGCCCGCTATCTGGCCGCTGAGCAAGATGACCATGCCGATGAGTCTGATGGCCACCATCGGTGCGGAGTTGTTTGCCTCCGGACTGCTGGTGCTTGGCATTCTGACCCGTCCGGCTGCCTTTGTCCTCGGTTTCGCCATGTGCGTCGCCGCTTTCCAAGTTCATGCAGCCGATCCCTTCTTCTCGGCGGGCGGCGCGGCCAAGGAGATGGCGGTACTCTATCTTTTGCCCGCCTTCGTCCTGATCATCACCGGCGCGGGCCAATATTCGTTGGATGCCACGATCTCCACGGACAAGCGCAAGCGCCGCCGGTAA
- a CDS encoding acyl-CoA thioesterase, with translation METHRLVLPEDLNHFGFLFGGRLLAWVDEACWIAASLDYPHCQFVTIGMDKVEFRHSVRQGTILNIRCELGHEGRTSASYKVEVFDRRNTAAPPIFTTVITYVSVDDAGRKRPLR, from the coding sequence ATGGAAACGCATCGTCTTGTCCTACCGGAAGACCTGAATCACTTTGGGTTTCTGTTTGGTGGCCGCTTGTTGGCTTGGGTTGATGAGGCCTGTTGGATTGCCGCATCGCTGGACTACCCGCACTGCCAGTTCGTGACCATCGGCATGGACAAGGTGGAGTTCCGTCACTCCGTCCGGCAGGGGACGATCCTGAACATCCGCTGCGAACTGGGGCATGAAGGCCGTACTTCCGCGAGCTACAAGGTGGAGGTGTTTGACCGGCGCAATACTGCGGCACCGCCCATTTTCACCACGGTGATCACTTATGTCAGCGTCGATGATGCCGGACGCAAGCGGCCTCTGAGATAG
- a CDS encoding 3'-5' exonuclease, translating to MLIRECRFTAIDFESAGAARGRTDVPVQIGLASWSIERGHGGNFVSYLASEVPITWSARKVHGIRDEDLAGAPGLLSLWPDLKKSMADAVVVAHGKGTEKRFLRAFPGHGFGPWVDTLLLARAAWPELGDHSLSALCDARGLSAKVAEMIPGRRWHDALYDAVASLLLLEDVAQSFELLEKPVEWLVNPDTREWYRGRRIF from the coding sequence GTGCTGATCCGGGAATGCCGCTTCACAGCGATTGATTTCGAGTCGGCGGGAGCAGCCCGCGGACGAACCGACGTACCCGTGCAGATCGGGCTGGCGTCCTGGTCGATCGAGCGCGGGCATGGGGGAAATTTCGTGTCCTATCTGGCCTCCGAGGTGCCGATCACATGGTCTGCCCGGAAAGTGCACGGGATCCGGGACGAGGACTTGGCAGGGGCACCGGGCCTCCTGTCGCTATGGCCGGACCTCAAGAAGTCGATGGCGGATGCGGTGGTGGTAGCTCACGGAAAGGGTACGGAGAAAAGATTCCTGCGCGCTTTTCCGGGACATGGCTTCGGCCCTTGGGTGGATACACTGCTTTTGGCGCGGGCCGCGTGGCCGGAATTGGGAGATCATTCCCTTTCGGCACTATGCGACGCGCGCGGCCTTTCGGCAAAGGTGGCGGAGATGATCCCCGGCCGACGCTGGCACGACGCGCTCTACGATGCGGTGGCTTCGCTGCTGCTGCTGGAGGATGTGGCGCAAAGCTTCGAGTTGCTGGAGAAACCGGTGGAATGGCTGGTGAATCCGGATACGAGGGAATGGTATCGAGGGCGGCGGATCTTCTGA
- a CDS encoding adenylate kinase family protein, which translates to MSKALGIKRPAFLILGAPGAGKGTQGKVLGSIPRFFHCACGDVFRSLDTRTSIGQRFVHYSSRGELVPDELTIELWKAQVDNWADSHVYKPDIDFLVLDGIPRNVAQAEMIGSFLDIHQVFHLSCPNREELARRMRKRALKDNRIDDASDRVIQQRIATYEAETKPILDYYSNGLVTDIDATQPPVKVLNDIIGKIVSLPIFKEFSQQIA; encoded by the coding sequence ATGTCAAAGGCACTCGGCATCAAACGTCCGGCTTTCCTCATCCTCGGCGCTCCCGGGGCAGGGAAGGGCACCCAAGGGAAGGTCCTCGGATCGATCCCTCGCTTTTTCCACTGCGCTTGCGGCGACGTCTTCCGCTCGCTTGATACCCGGACCTCCATCGGCCAACGCTTCGTCCACTACTCGAGCCGGGGCGAATTGGTGCCCGATGAACTGACCATCGAGCTGTGGAAGGCTCAGGTGGATAACTGGGCGGATTCCCACGTCTATAAGCCGGATATCGATTTCCTCGTCCTTGATGGTATCCCGCGGAATGTCGCCCAGGCCGAAATGATCGGCAGCTTCCTGGATATTCATCAGGTCTTCCACCTTTCCTGTCCGAACCGGGAAGAACTCGCCCGCCGCATGCGCAAACGGGCCCTGAAGGACAACCGCATCGACGATGCCTCGGATCGCGTGATCCAACAGCGCATCGCCACCTATGAGGCGGAGACGAAGCCGATTCTCGATTACTATTCGAACGGTCTTGTGACGGACATCGATGCCACCCAGCCGCCGGTCAAGGTGCTCAATGACATCATCGGCAAGATCGTCTCCCTTCCCATTTTCAAGGAGTTCTCCCAGCAAATCGCGTGA
- the fmt gene encoding methionyl-tRNA formyltransferase encodes MSQPDARVVFFGSGEIAIPSFRRLIEKGPRPLALVTQPDKPAGRHRSTLTPPPIKRVAVEAGIPVLQPESVREEESLAVLRELAPDLIVVMAYGQILPKALIKIPRVACINLHASLLPKYRGASCIQSAIDDGDEETGVTVMHMVPKLDAGDIILAHRMPISGTDTGGILHDRMADVAADAMAEALPLLLAGNAPRTPQDPALASYAPKLERDHGRIDWSWDASRLARRIRAYEPWPGTWTQFDDGSGPKRVKIFPAAAGKGGSGAPGAVTLTPDGGMSIACGRGHLLLGEIQPDGSKRMPAAAWAKGLRSLPAFQ; translated from the coding sequence GTGAGTCAGCCTGATGCCCGAGTGGTCTTCTTTGGTAGCGGGGAGATCGCCATTCCATCCTTCCGTCGCCTGATCGAAAAGGGCCCGCGTCCTCTCGCACTGGTGACCCAGCCGGACAAACCGGCGGGCCGCCACCGCAGCACGCTGACCCCGCCGCCGATCAAGCGCGTGGCCGTGGAAGCGGGCATCCCCGTGCTTCAGCCGGAGAGCGTCCGGGAGGAGGAGAGCCTTGCCGTCCTTCGGGAACTCGCGCCGGACCTCATCGTGGTGATGGCTTATGGCCAGATCCTTCCGAAGGCGCTCATCAAGATCCCGCGGGTGGCCTGCATCAATCTTCACGCCTCCCTTTTGCCGAAATACCGCGGAGCTTCCTGCATCCAATCTGCCATCGACGATGGCGACGAGGAGACCGGAGTCACCGTGATGCACATGGTGCCGAAGCTAGATGCCGGGGATATCATCCTCGCTCACCGCATGCCGATTTCCGGGACCGATACCGGCGGGATTCTCCATGATCGCATGGCAGACGTGGCTGCCGATGCCATGGCGGAGGCGCTACCGTTGCTCCTGGCGGGAAATGCGCCCCGCACTCCGCAGGACCCTGCCTTGGCCAGCTACGCACCCAAGTTGGAGCGGGACCACGGCCGGATTGATTGGTCTTGGGATGCCTCTCGTCTCGCCCGCCGCATCCGCGCCTACGAGCCATGGCCGGGGACTTGGACGCAGTTCGATGATGGCAGCGGCCCGAAGCGTGTGAAAATCTTTCCCGCCGCAGCAGGGAAGGGTGGTTCCGGTGCTCCGGGCGCCGTGACACTTACGCCGGATGGTGGCATGAGCATTGCCTGTGGCCGCGGTCACCTCCTGCTAGGAGAAATTCAGCCGGACGGTTCCAAGCGCATGCCCGCCGCTGCTTGGGCCAAGGGGCTGCGGTCCCTTCCTGCCTTCCAGTGA
- the pyrH gene encoding UMP kinase encodes MSFPEASPRRFKRAILKLSGEALREPGSTDNISPEIVERIAREVRDALAPGDLQLGIVVGGGNFWRGAAASARGMDRATADYMGMLATVMNSLAIQGSLEHHGVSCVVQSAIEMKNVADTFIRRKAERHLDQGRVVIFAAGTGSPFFSTDTTAALRASEMGADVVFKATMVDGVYDSDPKKNPSAKRYARVNFHECISQQLKVMDSTAFSLCMDNHIPIVVFDLAPGGNVTRALRGEPIGTVVSSEETVVA; translated from the coding sequence ATGAGTTTCCCCGAAGCTTCCCCTCGCCGATTCAAGAGAGCCATCCTGAAACTCAGCGGGGAAGCGCTGAGAGAACCGGGCAGCACGGACAATATTTCGCCCGAGATCGTTGAGCGTATCGCCCGTGAAGTGCGGGATGCCCTCGCTCCGGGAGATCTCCAACTCGGCATCGTCGTCGGCGGCGGGAATTTCTGGCGCGGGGCTGCGGCCAGCGCCCGCGGCATGGATCGTGCCACGGCTGATTACATGGGCATGCTGGCCACGGTCATGAACTCGCTGGCGATCCAAGGTTCCTTGGAGCACCACGGCGTCTCCTGCGTGGTCCAGTCCGCCATTGAAATGAAGAACGTGGCCGACACCTTCATCCGCCGGAAGGCAGAGCGCCATCTCGATCAAGGCCGTGTGGTCATCTTCGCTGCCGGCACCGGAAGCCCCTTCTTCTCCACGGACACCACCGCCGCCCTTCGCGCCAGCGAGATGGGTGCGGATGTCGTCTTCAAGGCGACCATGGTGGATGGTGTCTACGATTCCGACCCGAAGAAGAATCCTTCCGCCAAGCGCTACGCGCGCGTGAATTTCCACGAGTGCATCAGCCAGCAGCTCAAGGTGATGGATTCCACCGCGTTCAGCCTCTGCATGGACAATCACATCCCGATCGTGGTGTTCGACCTCGCGCCTGGGGGCAATGTCACGCGCGCTCTCCGCGGCGAGCCGATCGGCACCGTGGTGAGTTCCGAAGAAACCGTGGTTGCTTGA
- the frr gene encoding ribosome recycling factor, protein MDPETAILETEDAMEKAVEYLLHEFATVRTGKASPGLIENIDVHIHSYGSVMKLKQLAVISAPEARLLEVKVFDPSTTQDVERAIRESRLGLNPAAAGSSLRVPIPELSEERRVQMVKLVKQLAEEAKVRVRAVRKEGMDAAKKMKTDNLLTEDGQKDHEAEVQKLTDKYIKAIDEHVVAKEKEVMKV, encoded by the coding sequence ATGGACCCGGAAACCGCCATCCTTGAAACCGAAGACGCCATGGAGAAAGCCGTGGAGTACCTTCTCCACGAGTTTGCCACCGTCCGTACGGGCAAGGCTTCTCCCGGCTTGATCGAGAACATCGACGTGCACATCCACAGCTACGGCAGCGTCATGAAGCTGAAGCAGCTCGCCGTGATCAGTGCTCCGGAAGCCCGCCTGCTGGAAGTGAAGGTCTTCGATCCTTCCACAACCCAGGACGTCGAGCGTGCGATTCGCGAATCCCGCCTCGGTCTGAATCCTGCCGCTGCCGGCAGCTCCCTGCGCGTCCCAATTCCCGAGCTATCCGAAGAACGCCGTGTTCAGATGGTTAAGCTCGTGAAGCAGCTTGCCGAGGAAGCCAAGGTCCGCGTGCGCGCCGTTCGGAAGGAAGGCATGGACGCCGCGAAGAAGATGAAGACTGACAACCTCCTCACCGAAGACGGCCAGAAAGACCACGAAGCCGAAGTCCAGAAGCTCACCGACAAGTACATCAAGGCGATTGATGAGCATGTCGTGGCGAAGGAAAAGGAAGTGATGAAGGTTTGA